ATTCAACCAGCGCCAGTGACAACCACTGCGCATGCGCACCAGACAAACTGACAGGCACTTTATGACGTCATGTTGTTTACCGGAAACGCTGAGGCGTTCAGTAGAAATGAAACTTAAGCTTTAAGAAGTGTTTCTTCATAAAATGTGCCAAAAAAtctgtatgtttatttaaaaaaatgtaatttttaaatctatatgatttttaatttccttattttatttatttattatttatttatttttatttgtagaGCGCAAGATTGTCTGTTTACACTCTTCCTTCatgatttttatatatttgagtGTCTAACATTTCATACAAACACTTGTTATCaaatgtttaaactttttactttgttgttatacttaattgttttatttaattgttttaccaattaattattttctcataaataaactcaacatgaaatatgaaatggtTTCTTTGTCAAATATAATATGTTGTAGAGGTAGTAAAGTACCTGACAAACTGACAGGTACTTTACGACGTCATGTTGTTTACCGGAAACGCTGAAGCGTTCACTGGAAATGAAACTTAAGCTTTAAGAAGTGTTTCTTCATAAAATGTGGCAAAAAATCTgtatgtttattaaaaaaatgtattttttaaaatctatatgatttttaatttccttatttatttatttatttatttttatttgtagaGCGCAAGATTGTCTGTTTACTCTCTTCCTTCatgattttatatatttgaGTGTCTAACATTTCATGCAAACACTTGTTACCaaatgtttaaactttttactttgttgttatacttaattgttttatttaattgttttaccaattaattattttctcataaataaactcaacatgaaatatgaaatggtTTCTTTgtcaaatataatataatatgttgTAGAGGTAGTAAAGTACCTGACAAACTGACAGGTACTTTACGACGTCATGTTGTTTACCGGAAACGCTGAAGCGTTCAGTAGAAATGAAACTTAAGCTTTAAGAAGCGTTTCTTCATAAAATGTGGcaaaaaatctgtttatttaaaacatgaaattttTTAATCGATatgatttttaatttccttattttatttatttattatttatttatttttatttgtagaGCCCAAGATTGTCTGTTTACGCGCTTCCTTCatgattttatatatttgaGTGTCTAACATTTCATACAAACACTTGTTACCAAATGTTTAAgctttttactgtgttgttatacttaattattttatttaattgttttaccaattaattattttctcataaataaactcaacatgaaatatgaaatggtTTCTTTGTCAAATATGTTGTAGAGGTAGTAAAGTACCTGACAAACTGACAGGTACTTTACGACGTCATGTTGTTTACTGGAAACGCTGAAGTGTTCACTAGAAATGAAACTTAAGCTTTAAGAAGTGTTTCTTCATAAAATGTGGCCAAAAAATCTgtatgtttattaaaaaaattttatttttaaaatctatatgatttttaatttccttacttttttaatttgtagAGCCCAAGATTGTCTGTTTACGAGTGTCTAACATTTCATACAAACACTTGTTACCAAATGTTTAAGCTTTTTACTTTGTTGTTATactttataattttatttaattgttttaccaattaattattttctctttctctttgtttccccCATTTCCTTTTTGGTTATGGAGTATGTAGTAGTCACCCTACAGTTTTGGAAAATGATACACTGAAATAAGCTAAGCTCAAATATAATATGTATGTTGTTGAGGTCAAAAAACCTATGCAGGTAGGAGGCACATGGATTTCACTACATAATAATCACAATACAAGAATAAATACAGTAGTTATTAAATGAAGTTATTTTTATGCTGTGTGGCTTTCCCCTGACTGTAGCTTCTATAAATATTTGACATGCAGCGGTAAGAGTCTGTATTTCTTACCATctagcacaggtgtaaataataaacataatgaaGACtgattttagcatttagctgcttcagtttgaGGGTCTTGTATATTAGCTCACCATCACTCTGTCATATCCTGAACAGAAGtgagccatcgttaatgttagTAACACCTGAGCTTTGCCAACtatgacaaatcaaaatgtctgctgtgaaaaaaagccTACTGCTGCTTGCAGAATTCATTCtgtaaataattgaaaaaaatcaattactAAAAAATCCTTGtagcaaaacattttattagtCCAAAGTACAAAATAGAAATAACATTCAGTCTAAGTCTCAGTACACACAGTGGCACAAACACTTCATATATTACACAGATTGTCCTCTATAAGCAGACACAAGACATCACAGTCCAGTCCTCAGCTAAATCTCAGCTCATTTTCCAGCCCGTAGATCTTTGCCTTCAGCGTCATCAGCTCACCCTGGACCTTCTTTGTTCTGGCGTTGGTTTGACGTACCTCATGCAGAATTGCTAAGTCCTGGTTGGGCCCAACATTCAGAGTAGCCTGAAGCAGTAGATACATAGACACCAGGTGAAACAGTTTTAATATTACCTATCACATCAGCAGTATAAAAAAGCTGAAGAAATGATTTCAATAAGACAAATAAGTTTAAGAAAATatcttaaaacaaacaacaacaacaacaacatgtcattttcttatgttcaagaaaaacaaaactaaacaggaggaaaaagacATTCATAGACAATTTCTTTTTTACCTTGACAAGTTGTTTTTCTACATCTTTGAATTTCTGTCTGAGGTGTTTCAGGTCCGTCTTGAAGCCCTCCACCTCCATGGTCCTCCTCTTCTCCAGCGCCTCATAACGCTGAGTCATCAGCTGAAGACGCTTGGCCATTTTGTCTGAGCGCTCCTGCATGCATAAAAATTTAATCAGCCCAGAaaacagtgacaacaacatTGAAGATTGCCATAAAATACATACAAGTGTGTGAGGATTTTATACACATAAGCATCAGTACAACAGTGTTACCTTAAATATTTCCCTGCCCACATCCCCTTCTTCTCTGATTTGTGACAGTTCTGTCTCCAGAGTGATACACTGCTCCCTGTACATCTCTGCCAGACGGTGGGCTTGCTTCAGATCCTCCTGCAATGCCTGATGAAACATTTAGATAGGTACATTAAAAAACTGCAACAAACACCCCAAAGCAAAAAGAGATTTGATATTATATATCATgggaagatgttatttacagtattttacaacactgatttcTTTAGAACATCTATATatagatttctttcttttagattttaaaaaagagcaCATTTTTACCTTTAGCTCCTCCTTATGCGTTTGTTGAAACTCTGGCTGAGGCTTAGAAAGGAGCAgcgctgtgctgctgctgtgctgccaCGGTCGGCCCGGCTCTGTACCGGCAGGGCCAGCCTTCCTCAGACGGTTGTGGCAGGAGTCCAGATCCCTCAGCAGCCGGTCCTTCTCCGCCATCCAGCTTTTCTCATGACCCCGTGAGTCAAACTTTAGCTGTAGGAAATCTTTGGTGCTCCCATACAACAGGTTCTGGGTTCGCTGGAGCCTGAGGTGTCAaatgagagaggaagtgagagttATACATTGTGACAAGTATAAttccaaaaaaaatcttttaccAGCATGAAAAGAAGCATGTCTCAGCTGTAGATCGTACATTAGGAGTGAACAACTAAAAATGGAGACCCACTTGTCATTCAGAGCTGTGATTCGCTCCTGATCTCTGTGCCGTTGTGCCTGTGCCTCTTCTGTTTTGATCCGTCGATCCTCCAGCAGAGACTCTACCTGCTCTTTGGCCAGACGGGTTTGTTCCTCCATCTGAGCCTGCAGAGCCTCCACCTGAAAACATGAGCCACAAAGTTCGGTCATCTCATAGCCAAAATCacagagaaaggagaaaagggAAATGCTAGTCCTGAGTGAAGATGCGTTTCTGAGAGATGATGGCACATAAATCCCATCTGACTGCATCCAGGAAGTGAACACTTTCGACCTACCTGTAGCAGCAACGTCTGGTTATCGCTCTTGTATTGTTCCAGGCTCTCTCCATTTACTCCATCTACTGATTTTGTTCTCCTGCCACTCTCTGCTCAAACAgacatgaaattaaaatggcacAGTCTGTTTGGAGTAATGTTTCATTGATTGCTAATTTGCAAATAGTTCACAAGTCATCttgtcttctgtgtgttttactaCAGATACTGTCATTATTCATGTAGTTTGTTTGAACACAATATCAGTACTGATGTCGTGATTATAGAACACAACAACTAATTACAATCACATCTTTCTCAAACTATAGgcaacatttaaatattacattagGAAAAAgcatttgtaaaaatgttttcgAACCTTTCCTGGTCGCAGCTGGTTTTAACTTTGTTGGCCTCAGATTGAGATTGTCATCCAGTCTGGACTCAGCGTCCCTCTGTGAGACAGTCACCTGAAATATAAAGTCACATATAGAatttcttaaaaacattttcagcttaATTTTCTTTAAGCCCTTTTTGCCGGTACAGACCGAATTTAAAGTGGAATAATTTTTTGTTATTCACTTAAGAAACATgcaataaataaactaaactatatcagttttaatttattgaaactgaaaaacatgaCTGAGTCATTAATATATGCATGCAAACCTTTAATTTAAGAAAGTGTGGCATCACTTTGAGCAGCAGTCGGAGTAATATGTCACATGTTTATGTGATGAATTAAACTTGTACCTTGTGAGGAGGTTCCCGGTGGAAGTATGTGATCTCTCCTGCATCAGGACCCACCAGGGCCAGAAGGTGCTGGATTTTCTTCCTGTCATCCAACTCTCTGCACAACAATGATTGGTGTATAGATAGTTTTATAGAATAACTGCACACTCACACGGGTGTTTAGGCTGCTAGGCTGATTAGACCTCTGTCAGTAAAGAACAGTCTGCACCGTGGTTTCATTATCAACGGTGCACCTACCTGATCTTTAGTCGGTCATTTTCTGCATAAAGCCGCAGAGACTGTTCTCTCTCCTGGAAAAGGTAGACCTGCATGTCACTCAGGGCGTTCTGCAGCTCCACAATCTCTCCCTCACGCTGGCGTACCTCCCACTGTAGCTTATGCTGTTAAGATATCCAGGATGGAGAGAAGACCGGTTAGAAGAGGTGAATATACTCTGGCGTAGATGAAAAGCAGTGTCATATACGACTCATGGCTGCGTCTCACCTGGTCCTCTGTGATGCCTCTGTACTTCTCCAtcatctgcagcagctcctcgtGTTCCCCGTCAAACTGGGCGATCTTCTGTCTGTAGAACTCCAGCAGCTCCCTGGAGGGCCGCAGGTACGCCAGCCGCTCATGGATGGGAGGAAGTGGGGAGTCAGGTTCGCGACCCGGGGTATGCGTGTTGGTCCTGCGGGGAGAAAAAGACTTTTATAGGGTAATATGGAATTATAACATGACATATTTGCCTGTGCTTGTTCAGTAAATGTCTGCTGCCAATTTTATAAGTGGcataagaaataaaatgaatgattagCCAGGCAGTTAAACCTACTTAAGGAGTAAGACCAAATCCATGTGGGATAAGACTTTAACAGTGGGAGACCAGACTGACAAAATAAGCCAGAGCATCAACAAGGAGGATTACAGTTAAAAGCATCACCCCCCCCTCACACAATGGACACGCTCAGTGCTACAGCTGCATTTCTCTCACGGAGAAACCACAAAAAAACGTGTGTCCTCCGGTGTGTTGACCACACGATCTTACCTGTGTGGCGTTGCATCTTTTTTTGGCGACCCCATCCcagacaaaacactgaaaagaaaagcgACAAAATTAGTGGCCTCATCAGTATCAAAGAAAATGGTTCCCTGGTTCCCATCTCCATTTTCTCACTTTAACAGTCCATTTCATCTTACTAAAATGTAAACAAGTCAATGATGTGTAGTCTTACatgtatataattatataatctAATAATTAAATCGACGTTCAGGCTGGAATTTGAATATTAACAATGAAGAGGTGTTGTGACGTGGGTTAAATggtgtaaaatgttttatagcAACACAATAAGGGACATGTTACCACGGGCTGGGCGCCAGGGGGAGCTGGACGTCTGAAAGCACAGTCTACTGTGTTTAGAAGTTTATATTTTAACGCTTTGGACACACATTATTCAGCTGGAAGACAGCCCAGCTCAGTCAGGTGTGTTAAAATCAACACAATGAGAGAAACAAAACGAGCAATTCATTTTtggttgcaaaacaaaataacgTTTGCCTGTCTTTCGTGATATAACTTAAGAGTTACTGATGGAGAAACTTAAAATAAAGTCAGCACATACAGGTACAACAATTCAGCTTCAGTATATTTCTCTCTGGCGACACAATAACACAGtttacacacagtcacagtcacaaacTCACAGCGCGTCGGTCTCAGCAGAAGTTGTGATGTTCGTTGCTAGCGAGCTTTTGAAACCCGGAAGTTGACACcccttcgtcttcttcttcgtgGGAAACTGGAGCGATTCGTTGTTATGCTGCCAACTAGCGGCAGGCGGCGGTACTGCGACTAGTGGAGGGTTCGTGAAACAATTAATAAGCAATTAACAACATAATTTGTCTTGTAAACTTTGTGGCAGTGAAGATAAATGAGAGGGAAAGAGTTTTTCTTCATGATTAATGATGTTTCCGCAGTCATTACATGATTTTTTGGGTGAAACTCTCCTTCCCTCTGTGCGCCCAGcgatttttctgtgttttctaaaatgtgtgtctgtaatATAATAGacatcatttatatttaaactAAGTGCCTAAATTACTTATGattaatataaaacatgaatgaTGGGCAAAGTAACAACTGTCGACGGAAACAAAAGGGAAAAGTGTAtcccttcaaaataaatgcCTAAATATTATTCAGTAATTAAGATTAATTACAAAAGGcgaaacaacttttttttttaaaatctagaTTTATGAATATAAACTATACctataataaatcataaaaaaaatcataactgATTAGAAAGTAAATGAAGATTAATTACAAAACTCGGAacaaatttctttcttttctattttttttaaaaaaaatctagattTGTGGACATAAAATTTACCTATAATAAATCATAttattaaacaaaatgtaattatttgtaACTATCAGCTCATGCATCCTGTTGCGAAAAAGCCAACCAGAATTCAATAGGTGTATGACAAAATGTATATTCATAATTAAAATGCCTAAATTGGACATGAAGTACAACAAAGTGAAACACTTAACATCATGACACGATATGTTTTTGTAGATGTACATTATCAAAACGATTTTTATCGTCGTTAATTATCGTCTTACTGTGAAAATCTCCACCGGAAGCTCGGGTGTCTCTACGTCCACCTTGACGCTCGGTCCCGTCAAACTTCTCCGGCTCCTGGTTCTCACGTCGGTCTGTTTGCTGCCGTGTCTCTCAACGATGGAGAGGAAAGTTGCTCGGGAGTTTAGGCACAAGGTAAGACGCAGACATTTTAGTTGTTCGGATATTAATTAAATATCTAATTAAAAGCTCTTTCCTTACCTGGTTGTCTCTCAGGTGTAACGTTATCTTTCAGCGGGGTGTTACGCAGACGCACTGCAGGCCTGACGACAGCCTCACGAGACAGAAACACTTAAAAACATTCAAGTTTTATTTCCATAAAGTCTTTTTTCTGAGAGCACATCACAAATATAATGAGTCAAACGTAATTTAGggttaaaatataatttgttaCTCGTGTAaactatttatttaattgttgttaatagatttttttggttttcattcAACTGGaataagtgtttttctttgattgtcTGGTGTAAAATGAATTTCacagtgttttcagtctgttAGATGGTAACTACAGGCAGACTAGTTACTTATATCTTAAAAGTAAGTTCTCAGCAGCCATATTGGAGGACTTCCTTTCTGTATGTGTCTCACCTGAGCTCAGGTAAACATCATGCAGCTGAGGTCCATTATAAAACAAATGTTAGTGATGTGGTTTCCATGAATTAAGCACAAATCATGCCATGTTTTTGTGGTTTGGCGTTGGCACAAAGGTACCtaatgagtaaaaaaacataacaaaggACGGGAACATGATCTGTTTCAGAGTGTTTTCGGCCCCAGAGCATGTCGGGATCAGCACACAGCCATCTGTGCTGCATGCAGTTGGGCAGGGTCCCACACTGGAAGCTCTTCAAAAGGGCATCTCAGCATTGGGTTAATGGCAGAGCAGTGTCAGACAGGAGCAGCTGAGCGGAAGAGATGTGGcaatttactgtttttaattagAGGCAGAGGGGACACGACATGGCACAATGAGGCTTTGTGTCTTTCGGGGACATCGTCCTCGTCACGTATCTCTGTTTGGTTGAGTATACGTGCGGTTATACTGAACATTCACAgaagaaatgcatttttattatcttttttttggTCAATTTAAAGGTGGATAACAAAAGTTCTGGCCTATAGGGTCCAGAATCTTCTAAACCTGAGTTTCTGACTGATCAATTATCACCTTGCCTTATTGGTTTTATGGTGCCAAAGTCTGCAGGCGGAGGCCGACTGTGTCTCATTTCCCCTGAGCAAGAGAAATTTATGACAGTCGTAAACACcatgacacactcacacacacaccctcacagcAGCCACCCTGCAGGGTCCACGTAGTTTACATGTACACTATTATTGTAATGAGTCTCAGGTGATCTAGCTCTGCTTTAACACAGGCCTGTTTAACTACTTCAAAAAAGTGAGGTTGCAGCCTTTTAAAGCTCGAAAATGTAAATGCgctttttattatttcctctgctttgtttattagtttttcaaaattgaaaaaagacaCATTATACACACAAAAGTACAGGAAAGAAACAATGCATCTTTTTAATGTTAGAAGTAGGATGTCAGCTTGATTCTCGTTTTAATGAAATACATACAACAAAATGATAATAGGGCCAGGATAAGTTGTGTAAGGGCTGCCAGTTGATTTGGGCTTCTTTAATCCTTACCTACAATGACACAGAGGTgtctgaatgtgaatgtgtacgTGAGTTTTGCTCTCTGATCTTTGAGCTGACACTGCTTCATGCATGTGTATGCGTGTGAATATTGGGTGTGAATGTTAACCTCTGTTTGTGTCGTGAGATGTAAGATGACACTGCTGACCTTCCTGCTGCAGCCTCTCCTCAGCTGTACTGCCATTATTCCCTCCCAGCGGTTTGATAGTGAGAGAAGAGCAGTCCATTACTACCTTGCTTCAGTCCAAGGAGTCTCATCATCCTGAAAGCTTAATTTTAGTTATCACTctgatttaaataaagtttctgAGGTTGGGTTTGAAGGTTTTTTACGATAGTTAGTGAAGGAAGAAAGAGCAAAATGTGTTATATCAGCGATTGGCCGAAGCGTTTCCTCAAACccatcctgctgcagctgaaccGGCGTCAGGTTTGTATGActcccacacacgcacacacagacacacacagacacacacacaggtggtgGTTCAACCCCCCGGTGGTGTTGACAGGACCACAGGAGAGAggtgcagtgtgtgtcagtgggcTGATGTATCCCTACAGTGAGAAGACGGATGGCACCAAATGTTTGTCCTTTCTTGCAGGTGGAGCTGCTGATTGAAAATGAAGCAGAGAAGGATTACCTGTATGATGTCCTCCGCATGTATCACCAGTGAGTAGCATCTGTCGCTGCTTAGTGTggttacattgtgtgtgtgtgtgtgtatgcgagTACgttgctttttctgttttgttttgtctctgtcacgaagagaaagaaagattgTGCCCTTAAATAATCACTGCTTTCAACCAGAACTGATAAAGTGTAATTCAAAACATTCAACGTGTGACATTAAGTGATGTTTCTGCATATATTTATGCCTCCAGTGTTGCTGTATTTCCCTCTTGTTCTGTGTTGGCTGCAGGTAAAATGATGCCCAAATGCCTTTTTCACCTCCACTAATCGTCgctaacttttaactttttcatGTTTAGTTTTCAAAAAGCTCTTAATCTTGTCACACCGATGCACTCAAAGCTCCAGCTTAACCTCACCCGTGTGCTCGGTCATGGTTTCTGATAACAGCCTGGTCTCAGAGAGCtgagggagggggggttgtGTCGGACCGAGGGGGCTACAGGTCTAGGTTTCAATTAATCTTTGTACAGAGGCAGAGCTCTGTGGCCCTGCCGGTTAAGCCTCTGATCAGTTTCCACTGTGCTCCGACAAGCCTGGCCAGTTAGCcacaaaagctttttttttttatgttcatcCTCCAAACGGAGCCTATTAATAATTCAAGCAGGAGGCCAGGTGGACAGATTTTACACCGTAGCTTTTACTCTGCTGCTTTAATTTCTGTTCTTGTcctattttgaattttgaagggAAGATGGTTGGATTATATTTAATAAGAATATTACTTGTACGTTAGACTAAAGTCAATATGACGTTCAGTGTCTCTAAATCTAATTTTCATGCTGTAAAAAGTAAAGGCACCTTTATATTGTATTTTCCCAGAATTCCAGAAGgagctgcatttaaaaaaaattacaaaacttAAACTATtcatcccccctctcctctctcaggtcGATGGATCTACGAGTGCTCGTTGGGGACTTGAAGCTGGTCATCAACGAACCGAAACGCCTGCCCCTGTTTGACGCCATCCGACCTCTCATCCCGCTCAAACACCAGGTGGAGTACGACCTGCTCACCCCCAAGAGGTCACGGTGAGTCCAGCATAGACTCGTGTTTCTAGTACTGGTGTACATCTGGTCTGTATCACATACTGTTTGTGCCTACGTAATGAAAACAACCTACAAAGAAGATGTGATTACACCATAATATCCCTCCGTGCTTGTcaggatttttctttgttttcatatcGAAGCCATTCCTCTTGTCCCTCTGTAAAGTTTACCTGTCTCACACATCCTGTTGtacatcttcctctctctctctcccgatGGTGCAGGAAGCTGAAAGAGGTGCGTTTGGATCGGACACACCGAGATGGACTGGGTCTGAGTGTCCGGGGCGGGCTGGAGTTTGGCTGCGGTCTCTACATATCACAGATTGTCAAAGACAGTCAGGCTGAAAATGTTGACCTGCAGGTACGTTTGTATGAGAGTTAACTGTGATGATAATACTGTTTTCAATTATCTAAACTACTCTTTAAATATGGACTTCTTTTACAAAGAACTAGTTTTAATGAAGGATATCATTACTTTTTGCAATCAGTTacaaaatatatgtgtgtgtagatgaTAATCTCaatattttcacaaaaatgAAGGATTATGCAGGGGACCCCTTGTCTGTAGATTCAGTAAAACTCTAATGGTTTTCTGTGGCCATgtgtctcagtgtttgtgtcattATACCAGCATCCACTAGGTGGGGTAAAGCACCATGTTTTTTACACAGTGTTTGCATGAAAGTCTCTCTCAGATGggctttaaataaaagaaacttCTATCATGAgagaaaaagtacatttttagaTCGATGCTTTAATATAGATGAGACAGAATGACCGCTGTGGCTCTCTGCAATCTGGTTTGTAATTACATCCAAGTGAGGGTTGTCACCGACGTTATATCTGAGTAAAACCCACAGAATCATGTAAAACATGGCAGCTTTACCAGTGGTTCTTGTGACAAATGACATAGTTACCTTTCACTAAAAAGGTGAAAACTATTCCAAATGTTTCACGAGACTTGAAGTGCATTATGTAAAGTAATACAATAACAGTACTTTATTATAAATtgcataaacaaaacacaatcaaGGGGGTTGTggtgtttatttattagtttatgtAACAGGGACCATACAGGTAAAATTTGTTGCATGCAGAGAAGCAATACAACAGCTGTGATATATAAAGGCTGTCTATCTTATGTTCAGCCCCCGCCCTTGATTAGGCTTTGAAATCTAGACTTAAATCGATGaataatcaaaatgtaaattGGTCACATAGATCaatatataatgtaattaataataaaatcatcTGTGATCTTGAAATATTAAAAGTGAAGGCGTCATCCATGATATCCCCTCCTGTGTTGATGTTTAGGTTGGTGATGAGATTGTGCGCATCAACGGATACTCCATCGCCTCCTGCATCCACGAGGAGGTCATCAGTCTCATCAAGACCAAGAAGATTGTGTCACTTAAAGTCCGGCGTACGTCAAACACAAACTCGCTCTCCAACTAACAGCTGAATGACTGATGTGCATGAAGGTGAATGTTGTTTAACAGCAGAGGCatcattcattgtttttaatttgttttttgtttttttctgtctgaacagACGTGGGGGTGATCCCAGTGAAAGGGTAAGATCATTAATGGTTTGAATGGTGAAATGGGCAGTGACATGCAGAGATCACTGTGTTCTCATTTGATTACGTTCATTTCTCCAGCTCATCAGATGAACCTCTCAAGTGGCAGTTTGTCGACCAGTTTGTGTCCGAGTCAGGGGTAAGAGACAGATTAACTTTGTTCTTAGGTGTCTTAGCACCTTAGGCAACAGTTAACAGCTTTTACCTGTCTGCAGGAGAAGAAAAGCAGCGTTGCAGGCTTGGCGTCCATTGGAGGTAAAGAAATCAAGGAGAAGAAGGTTTTCCTCAGTCTCGTGGGTTCAAAGGGGATGGGCATCAGCATCTCCAGTGGTCCGACACAGAAACCCGGCATCTACATCAGTAACGTCAAGCCAGGCTCTCTTTCTGCGGAAGTTGGACTCGAGGTGATTTGCTCAAAGTGACCAAAACACCCCTGTGAAATCCTGAGTCTTACATACCTGCCTGCTGTAAACTGCTTCTGTGTCTTATTCCAAAATGTAGGTTGGAGACCAGATCGTTGAGGTGAACAGTGTGGATTTCACCAATATGCACCACAAAGAGGTGAATTATGCTCAATTAAATTATTTGTCCGCTTCAGTCCAATGTTCATCAGTCATTCTTAATCTTACATCGATAAACAATGTTGtacattttgtcctttttatcCAAAGCACCCACAGCACAATGAGAGCATCTGTTTTAACTGTGCTTGTGATGCTGGTAGAAGTAAAACCTTTCATCGCTGGCAgtgtttgttcagtgttttactCACTGAGCCGCAGAGCCACAGTCAAATTAGCATTTAACCAGCCAAAATGGTTTCTGCAGGTTTCGAAAACGTCCCTCATGGCCTGTTGGTTATTCGCCAAAGTGGCTGATGGAGAAAACAAAGCCTGCAGTATTTACCAGGAGTTGGTGTTAATTTCACAttctgataaaaacacacaacacatacacgTGTACCTCACACAGGCCATGAAGCACTGTTAACATATTACCCTTAATTGTATTCATTGAAATAAACTGTACCTTAACGATTGAGAGCATTATTTTAAGTCTTCTTTTATTATCTTTCCAGGCTGTGAAAGTCCTGAAGAGCAGCAGGAGTCTGACTATTACTGTCCTGACAGGAGCTGTAAGT
This sequence is a window from Pagrus major chromosome 8, Pma_NU_1.0. Protein-coding genes within it:
- the ccdc77 gene encoding coiled-coil domain-containing protein 77 yields the protein MGSPKKDATPHRTNTHTPGREPDSPLPPIHERLAYLRPSRELLEFYRQKIAQFDGEHEELLQMMEKYRGITEDQHKLQWEVRQREGEIVELQNALSDMQVYLFQEREQSLRLYAENDRLKIRELDDRKKIQHLLALVGPDAGEITYFHREPPHKVTVSQRDAESRLDDNLNLRPTKLKPAATRKESGRRTKSVDGVNGESLEQYKSDNQTLLLQVEALQAQMEEQTRLAKEQVESLLEDRRIKTEEAQAQRHRDQERITALNDKLQRTQNLLYGSTKDFLQLKFDSRGHEKSWMAEKDRLLRDLDSCHNRLRKAGPAGTEPGRPWQHSSSTALLLSKPQPEFQQTHKEELKALQEDLKQAHRLAEMYREQCITLETELSQIREEGDVGREIFKERSDKMAKRLQLMTQRYEALEKRRTMEVEGFKTDLKHLRQKFKDVEKQLVKATLNVGPNQDLAILHEVRQTNARTKKVQGELMTLKAKIYGLENELRFS
- the ush1c gene encoding harmonin, with amino-acid sequence MERKVAREFRHKVELLIENEAEKDYLYDVLRMYHQSMDLRVLVGDLKLVINEPKRLPLFDAIRPLIPLKHQVEYDLLTPKRSRKLKEVRLDRTHRDGLGLSVRGGLEFGCGLYISQIVKDSQAENVDLQVGDEIVRINGYSIASCIHEEVISLIKTKKIVSLKVRHVGVIPVKGSSDEPLKWQFVDQFVSESGEKKSSVAGLASIGGKEIKEKKVFLSLVGSKGMGISISSGPTQKPGIYISNVKPGSLSAEVGLEVGDQIVEVNSVDFTNMHHKEAVKVLKSSRSLTITVLTGAGSDLFMTDEERLAVEARRELDRQELMHQKKVALETNKIIKEQQEKERQRQMEISQKAAEEEERYKKEMEKIEAAEKKHNREWEEDWGAKDRPKSPKSPRSPKSRSPVPPEKKTSPSPKAKSSHDAADFFAEEDEEEEQDEQGFQKYEEEFDPHSMFSDAQIDGRDVRLLRIKKAGQLDIALEGGADSPLGKLVVSSVYEGGAADKHGGIVSGDELMAVNGKILIDATLDEGQNSLARAWNSGGDWIDVVIAVSPPKEYEDEVTFF